A window of the Fusarium poae strain DAOMC 252244 chromosome 3, whole genome shotgun sequence genome harbors these coding sequences:
- a CDS encoding hypothetical protein (SECRETED:SignalP(1-36)) — translation MKIVTTARPKRSPKIMIFSNLSVMSLIFQGLPGVFAKPTCTDATFSSIKLHNAEILSINANVSSIELPEWPTNEWPIPPTDPITVCKVVVQYTHPGWNDTINTYVWLPVSDWNGRFVGVGGGGWSTGDVPDLGPPASKGYAAVTTDGGRPMTNRQDLSWALTNAGHINWPPLQNFAAVAVDDATTLGKAVTEAYFGRQPKYSYWNGCSTGGRQGHMMAQRYPTQYNGVLAAASAFNWDRFIVSEYWPQLVMHTLGYYPPPCELDAITKAAIKACDPIDGVEDGIVSDSDGCDFDPMSVVGTTTTCDNPSGTIKVSVKAAEVASLTWRGPQTEDGKFLWYGLDKSAPLSGLANTTCTSLTNCTSSPFAITQNWLTAFIQHNHSADITGMSLAEYSRLFRQSVNRFGSVMGTADADLTDFKKAGGKLIAWHGTADELIPYKGSVDYFNRVLKDDPDATDY, via the exons ATGAAGATTGTTACCACCGCTAGACCCAAACGGAGTCCAAAGATCATGATTTTCTCCAACCTCTCTGTCATGTCCCTCATATTCCAAGGACTTCCTGGGGTGTTCGCGAAGCCCACATGCACTGACGCAACATTCAGTTCCATCAAGTTACACAACGCAGAAATTCTCTCTATTAATGCCAACGTGTCGAGCATCGAACTTCCAGAGTGGCCAACTAATGAGTGGCCAATACCCCCCACAGACCCGATCACCGTGTGCAAGGTTGTAGTCCAATACACGCATCCCGGTTGGAATGACACCATTAATACATATGTATGGCTCCCAGTATCAGACTGGAATGGGAGATTTGTCGGTGTCGGTGGAGGAGGCTGGTCAACTGGAGATGTTCCCGATCTTGGACCACCAGCTTCGAAGGGGTATGCTGCTGTAACGACTGATGGTGGTCGTCCCATGACAAACCGACAGGACCTTAGTTGGGCACTCACGAACGCTGGACATATTAACTGGCCGCCTTTGCAGAATTTTGCAGCTGTGGCTGTGGACGATGCAACGACTTTGGGGAAGGCTGTCACAGAAGCGTACTTTGGTAGACAGCCAAAGTACTCGTATTGGAAT GGTTGCTCTACTGGTGGAAGACAGGGCCATATGATGGCGCAAAGATACCCAACTCAGTACAATGGTGTTCTGGCCGCAGCGTCTGCTTTCAATTGGGATAGGTTTATTGTGTCAGAGTATTGGCCGCAACTTGTCATGCACACCCTTG GTTATTACCCTCCTCCATGTGAACTTGACGCCATAACCAAGGCTGCGATCAAGGCGTGCGACCCCATTGACGGAGTTGAAGACGGAATTGTGTCAGACTCGGATGGCTGTGATTTTGATCCCATGTCGGTAGTGGGAACAACAACTACCTGTGATAACCCTTCAGGTACCATCAAAGTCTCAGTGAAAGCAGCCGAGGTCGCCAGTTTGACATGGCGCGGTCCTCAAACTGAAGATGGGAAGTTCCTGTGGTATGGTCTTGATAAATCCGCTCCTCTCTCCGGATTGGCCAATACGACTTGTACCTCTTTGACAAACTGTACCTCAAGTCCCTTTGCCATCACCCAAAACTGGTTAACCGCCTTTATCCAACACAATCATTCAGCTGACATTACCGGAATGTCGCTCGCAGAGTACAGCAGGCTGTTTCGACAATCCGTCAACCGTTTCGGTTCAGTAATGGGCACAGCTGATGCAGACTTGACCGACTTTAAGAAAGCAGGAGGAAAACTCATCGCTTGGCACGGGACAGCAGATGAACTGATTCCATACAAGGGATCTGTGGACTATTTCAATCGTGTTCTCAAGGACGATCCAGACGCGACAGACTATTAG
- a CDS encoding hypothetical protein (SECRETED:SignalP(1-25)~TransMembrane:7 (n6-17c21/22o109-128i148-171o191-208i220-248o268-292i304-324o344-365i)) yields the protein MMRVEILATWVAYFAVLTVAATSVANEINAHVQATINASPACAQECLVAGLQLDCHSQDDKSCICTSQDFHSDLIYCMRQHCRIPAIFASLRQVDALCERPLRDRRNDAWPYISIHILSILCTVIRIYTKAFLIKQFSPEDWLSLTSFIIYIVYFGIGHHALMSAFGQDIWQVNAEDLSHALKLFYIDCPFYSLLMGMTKVTIILFYIRLCHVYTRFCQVCWAIIVMVCLNTVIFMFLNIFQCAPIHWNWNRFSGNDVDFKCMDLNKLQWSINITNIIFDVVVLALPIPLVWRMRSTFRRKLAIFFMFSLGVVVLVASCLKMRYNILYGHSTNITWDYMDLMVWAGIESSVSIAAPCLPTVRLFLHKVFPQSFGRMFAFGSHADKTLDDEIKAEEEEVARWAADLEKPSDAGLVVVRPRRAAISLGHDFGPGRGGRGARGGRRKPMTEASRILKSVDEFDEAPLVT from the exons ATGATGAGGGTTGAAATACTGGCTACGTGGGTCGCTTACTTTGCAGTTCTCACTGTTGCGGCGACCTCTGTGGCGAACGAGATTAATGCCCACGTCCAAGCGACGATCAATGCATCTCCAGCATGCGCG CAAGAGTGCCTTGTCGCAGGATTACAACTAGACTGCCATTCGCAAGATGATAAAAGCTGTATTTGTACTTCTCAAGATTTCCATTCGGATTTAATTTACTGCATGAGACAACATTGTCGTATCCCCGCTATTTTCG CCTCTTTACGACAAGTTGATGCTCTATGCGAACGTCCACTGCGAGATCGTCGAAACGATGCATGGCCATACATTTCGATTCATATCCTGTCTATCCTCTGTACTGTTATTCGAATTTATACCAAAGCGTTTCTTATCAAGCAGTTTTCGCCCGAGGATTGGTTATCCTTAACGTCATTCATTATTTACATTGTGTATTTCGGTATCGGACATCATG CATTGATGTCTGCTTTTGGCCAGGATATCTGGCAGGTCAACGCAGAAGACTTGTCACATGCCCTCAAG TTGTTCTATATCGACTGCCCTTTCTACAGCCTTTTAATGGGCATGACAAAAGTCACCATCatactattttatatacGCCTCTGTCACGTATACACACGATTCTGCCAAGTCTGTTGGGCCATCATTGTTATGGTATGCCTCAATACTGTCATCTTCATGTTCCTCAACATTTTCCAATGCGCCCCAATACACTGGAATTGGAATCGATTCAGCGGAAACGATGTGGACTTTAAATGCATGGATTTGAACAAATTACAATGGTCGATCAACATTACGAATATCATTTTTGACGTGGTGGTCCTGGCCCTTCCGATACCACTGGTTTGGAGGA TGAGGTCGACATTCCGCCGAAAactcgccatcttcttcatgtTCAGCCTCGGCGTCGTAGTCCTCGTCGCCAGTTGTCTAAAAATGCGATACAACATCCTTTACGGCCACTCGACCAACATAACATGGGATTACATGGACCTAATGGTCTGGGCAGGTATCGAAAGCTCCGTGAGCATCGCAGCGCCTTGCCTCCCGACTGTGAGATTATTCCTACACAAAGTATTTCCACAGTCTTTCGGACGAATGTTTGCTTTTGGGTCACATGCAGATAAAACTCTCGACGATGAGATTAAagccgaggaggaagaagtggcgcgctgggcggcagatcTTGAGAAACCATCGGACGCAGGTTTGGTAGTGGTCAGACCGAGAAGGGCGGCGATAAGCTTGGGTCATGATTTTGGGCCTGGGCGAGGAGGGAGGGGAGCAAGGGGAGGTAGAAGAAAGCCTATGACGGAAGCTTCAAGGATTCTCAAGAGTGTCGACGAGTTTGACGAGGCTCCACTTGTTACTTAG
- a CDS encoding hypothetical protein (SECRETED:SignalP(1-16)), with product MNKLSLALALASTANAAWIPIGHGPSSDDNTVPTNTVAIAIPTIADPDAILSTGTVPIMIPTFVISEGLTRTLQIPDNSLITPTEDATMTLQKPDNSLVTPTEDATLTYQKPDNSLITVTEGATRTYQKPDNSLMTVTEDVTRTYQTPDASLIVIPEDHTKTYERPVPPIYTVTEDHTKTYEAPVKTVTTVIYVPGPCNTGSCHPSYTTKTVVAPLPTNTSGCSPVRPSLCPPVILPHPIPSHPHRPPVPAPTGQDKPMYPNTTYPDPRPIAGKFWTIKNMTRYCGEDEKGCDYNFAIEADGKTENCTIVRHPGSHAATESWSNVPCNDKSDFTVSWGYVTEPAPAFAVVTVVKGKILAWFGVADINGQKVTASNPFGSGHYGNLGPDQVYTY from the coding sequence ATGAACAAGCTCTCTCTTGCACTGGCTCTGGCTTCTACCGCCAACGCCGCTTGGATTCCTATTGGGCACGGCCCATCCAGCGACGACAACACTGTTCCTACTAACACTGTTGCAATCGCTATTCCCACTATTGCGGATCCTGATGCAATCCTTTCTACTGGCACTGTTCCCATCATGATTCCTACCTTTGTTATCTCTGAGGGCCTCACCAGGACCTTGCAGATTCCTGATAATTCTCTCATTACTCCTACTGAGGATGCCACCATGACCTTGCAGAAGCCTGACAACTCCCTTGTAACTCCTACCGAGGACGCTACCCTGACCTACCAGAAGCCTGACAACTCTCTCATTACGGTTACTGAGGGTGCCACCAGGACTTACCAAAAGCCTGACAACTCTCTTATGACTGTTACTGAGGACGTCACCAGGACCTACCAGACGCCTGATGCCTCTCTCATTGTCATCCCTGAGGATCATACTAAGACCTACGAGCGACCCGTTCCACCAATTTATACAGTCACTGAAGACCACACCAAGACCTACGAGGCACCTGTCAAGACTGTGACCACTGTCATCTATGTACCTGGACCTTGCAACACAGGCTCATGTCACCCAAGCTACACCACGAAGACGGTCGTTGCTCCCCTTCCCACCAACACTAGCGGATGCAGCCCTGTTCGCCCCAGTCTGTGCCCTCCAGTTATTTTGCCTCATCCCATCCCCTCTCACCCTCATCGTCCTCCCGTACCTGCTCCCACCGGTCAAGATAAGCCTATGTACCCCAACACCACTTATCCCGATCCTCGACCTATCGCCGGCAAGTTCTGGACCATCAAGAACATGACCCGCTACTGTGGTGAAGACGAGAAGGGTTGCGACTACAACTTTGCCATTGAGGCTGACGGCAAGACTGAGAACTGCACCATTGTCCGCCATCCCGGATCTCATGCTGCTACTGAGAGCTGGAGCAACGTACCTTGCAACGACAAGTCTGACTTTACTGTTTCTTGGGGTTATGTCACTGAGCCAGCGCCCGCTTTTGCTGTTGTCACTGttgtcaagggcaagattCTTGCATGGTTTGGTGTTGCAGATATCAATGGCCAGAAGGTTACTGCGTCAAACCCCTTTGGCTCTGGACATTATGGTAATCTTGGACCTGATCAGGTCTACACTTACTAA
- a CDS encoding hypothetical protein (TransMembrane:1 (o6-26i)) produces the protein MSDPLSIAGTAVGITSLGIQVCQGLIKYLRAVRGRKEEMRDGVREVEQVVSLLYSLNNTLSNVSLRNGTYSLRTCIQNCYTKLEELQKLLDELCKTQSSNKAMKKAAEVRRAVSYPFQQEKLSAIRESLRSVLGDLDLIVSVTSLDSNAIVNDTVNDISQNLKDHIKTHNDNSADLQTQMYRNSIELQSLQIAVSETLSNIQEQLLQTKLSIHDLGQQIDGKLTIVEAGFGVSIGLNIKHGFANQ, from the exons ATGTCGGATCCGCTCTCCATCGCTGGAACGGCCGTTGGTATCACATCACTTGGCATACAAGTCTGCCAAGGCCTTATCAAGTACCTACGAGCCGTAAGAGGCCGAAAGGAAGAGATGAGAGATGGTGTCCGCGAAGTTGAGCAAGTTGTGTCACTTCTTTACAGCCTGAACAACACGCTATCCAATGTCAGCCTTAGGAATGGGACATATTCTCTTCGAACGTGCATCCAAAACTGTTATACGAAGCTTGAAGAACTTCAAAAGCTTCTGGACGAGCTATGTAAGACTCAGTCATCGAACAAAGCCATGAAAAAAGCAGCCGAGGTCAGACGCGCTGTTTCGTATCCTTTTCAACAAGAGAAGCTGAGTGCGATCCGGGAATCCTTACGATCTGTTCTTGGGGATCTTGATTTAATCGTTTCAGTCACATCACT GGATTCTAACGCTATTGTCAACGACACTGTGAACGATATATCACAGAACCTCAAAGATCACATCAAGACTCACAATGATAATTCAGCAGATCTACAAACTCAGATGTACCGTAACTCTATTGAGCTTCAGTCTCTGCAAATAGCCGTATCAGAAACACTCAGCAACATACAGGAGCAGCTCCTCCAGACAAAGTTATCTATCCACGATCTGGGTCAACAGATTGATGGGAAGCTGACCATTGTCGAGGCTG GCTTTGGAGTTTCAATCGGCCTTAATATCAAGCATG GGTTTGCAAATCAATAG
- a CDS encoding hypothetical protein (TransMembrane:6 (i20-39o129-148i160-186o241-261i268-292o312-330i)), with translation MALFIHPLVFQSQDITISDWISVLTLCLAPLIAHVLIGAPSPTYLSLSRPPWHERLCHYNPTSILWRYAMVTDRRIRAKNWDRIDLAATNALFWTDEGWDGSEEIIQYSRPRCVQLPDDDRVTFLSRDAFKTLIITVQGLQAIILLLGSQIDPAAPGFTVFMGVDIIFFPVALFGLLRLCSCIWLTDEFSFASMEDVPLGTPQMIDCSTASFELLTTNPSLSGPQRYHNTSFWGSRVFRTAYVVAQLALIALALSFIVTLGGSFFYTFTTFVVILFYLFVIGVSALITIWYIGVKSSRSTVLPCISSVWYKFYTGLMLGFGIALIVIACIETRKTPCGKFTSGTGWQADAMACMGNAFDKTETRAVVDGPYNGTAWYGFMHAKNSSFVQAEYVDEHNHSFNFTRMCFSSMYGI, from the coding sequence ATGGCCCTCTTTATTCATCCTTTGGTCTTTCAGAGTCAAGACATTACCATCTCAGACTGGATCAGTGTTCTCACTCTGTGTTTGGCACCTCTCATCGCCCACGTTCTCATCGGCGCGCCTTCACCAACGTATCTCTCACTCAGTCGCCCACCATGGCACGAGCGTCTCTGCCACTATAACCCCACCTCTATCCTCTGGCGATACGCTATGGTCACTGATCGCAGAATCCGTGCAAAGAACTGGGACAGGATCGATCTTGCTGCTACGAATGCCCTGTTTTGGACTGATGAAGGATGGGATGGAAGCGAGGAGATCATCCAATACAGCCGGCCGCGGTGCGTTCAGCTTCCTGATGATGATAGAGTGACGTTTCTGTCTAGAGACGCGTTCAAAACTCTCATCATTACTGTACAAGGACTTCAAGCTATCATTCTACTACTCGGCAGCCAGATTGACCCTGCTGCGCCAGGGTTCACCGTGTTTATGGGCGTCGACATTATCTTCTTTCCGGTGGCTCTTTTTGGTCTATTAAGACTCTGCAGCTGTATCTGGTTAACTGACGAATTCTCTTTCGCTTCCATGGAAGACGTCCCCTTAGGGACACCTCAGATGATCGATTGCAGCACTGCATCATTTGAGCTGTTGACTACCAACCCTTCACTATCGGGCCCACAAAGATATCACAATACCTCATTCTGGGGTAGCAGAGTATTCCGAACCGCTTATGTTGTCGCTCAACTTGCCCTGATTGCTCTTGCCTTGTCCTTCATTGTGACTCTCGGAGGTTCATTCTTTTACACATTCACTACCTTTGTCGTTATCCTCTTTTATTTGTTTGTTATTGGTGTGTCAGCACTGATTACCATCTGGTATATTGGCGTCAAATCTTCACGGTCGACTGTCCTACCATGCATCTCCTCGGTTTGGTACAAGTTCTACACTGGATTAATGTTGGGGTTTGGAATTGCCCTCATTGTCATTGCTTGCATCGAGACGCGCAAAACTCCGTGTGGAAAGTTTACAAGTGGTACGGGGTGGCAGGCAGATGCCATGGCCTGCATGGGTAACGCTTTCGACAAGACTGAAACGAGAGCGGTTGTTGATGGCCCGTATAATGGAACGGCTTGGTATGGATTCATGCACGCGAAGAATTCCAGTTTCGTGCAGGCTGAGTATGTGGATGAGCACAACCACAGTTTCAACTTCACCAGGATGTGCTTCAGTAGTATGTATGGGATCTAA
- a CDS encoding hypothetical protein (TransMembrane:7 (i51-73o93-111i123-142o148-170i182-205o211-239i290-309o)), producing the protein MENNTVVTQPLGVLVDEKNIPTNSTETNKTILTFNANDPENPYNWSSRKKLFIVFTATMLLFNGTLASSLPANVTAPMSADYGIDNTQGNPQLALPISLFLVGYLFGPLVFGPLSELQGRQYVVQAAFAGYTIFTLACALAPNWASMLVFRLMSGIFASAPTVVGGGMMADIYSDLTTRGRAFTCFFAVSICGPLIAPTIAGYVSEVSWRWAFWVGLIVAGVTFLPLVFLPETFGPTILERRAKKIRKEAQTTGNGNVETYAAIELEAKGWKNMMSVVLVRPVKMLFTELIVAASSLYIALAYSIYYMFFQTYPIVFKGIYVATIRRFTVSGFSHNKNPFILLLSS; encoded by the exons ATGGAGAACAACACAGTAGTTACGCAGCCCTTGGGGGTGTTGGTTGACGAAAAGAACATTCCTACCAACTCGACTGAGACGAACAAGACTATCCTGACTTTCAATGCCAACGATCCAGAGAATCCATACAATTGGTCAAGT AGAAAGAAGCTATTCATAGTTTTCACCGCCACAATGCTTCTCTTCAATGGCACTCTCGCATCATCTCTACCCGCCAACGTCACTGCCCCCATGAGTGCCGATTATGGCATAGATAACACTCAAGGCAACCCCCAATTAGCCCTCCCCATCTCTCTATTCCTAGTTGGATATCTGTTCGGCCCATTAGTCTTTGGACCCTTGTCAGAGCTTCAAGGTCGACAATACGTTGTGCAAGCTGCTTTTGCTGGATACACCATTTTCACACTCGCCTGCGCTCTAGCACCAAACTGGGCGTCGATGCTCGTATTTCGACTCATGTCCGGCATCTTTGCCAGCGCACCTACAGTTGTTGGCGGTGGTATGATGGCGGATATCTACAGCGACTTGACTACACGAGGTCGAGCCTTTACGTGTTTCTTTGCTGTGAGTATCTGCGGACCTCTCATTGCTCCAACGATAGCAGGCTACGTTTCGGAAGTTTCGTGGAGATGGGCGTTTTGGGTTGGTCTGATCGTCGCGGGTGTGACTTTCCTGCCATTGGTGTTTCTACCAGAGACATTTGGACCTACCATCCTGGAGCGACGAGCAAAGAAGATACGAAAAGAAGCCCAGACCACAGGAAACGGCAATGTCGAAACTTATGCTGCGATTGAACTTGAAGCGAAAGGTTGGAAGAACATGATGAGTGTTGTTCTGGTCCGTCCTGTCAAGATGCTTTTCACCGAGCTTATCGTGGCTGCATCAAGTTTATACATCGCCTTGGCATACAGTATCTACTACATGTTCTTCCAGACCTATCCCATAGTGTTCAAGGGCATATACG TGGCCACAATACGCCGTTTCACTGTCAGTGGATTCTCGCATAACAAGAACCCGTTCATCTTATTGCTCAGCTCCTAA